The DNA sequence GGCGAACCGAGCAAAGAGCCTTTCAGCGCGACGacgccaccacagccacagTCGGCCTGCTGCCCACTATGGCGATCACCGCAGTCGTCGTGGTGGAGATGTGCATCGCGCTACGGGGACCGTTTAGTCAAGTGCATCCACATGGACTTGACAGCACATCCGCCGACACGCACGTGACAACACGCAAGACAACGGCACCGCTGGTTtggaaagaaaaagcagACCTAGTGAGCCCCCAACCGATACGCCACGCACTGGGTGTATGGGTCTCCAGTCGCTGTTCTTTTCTATCTTCACGTGTGCTGCAGTTTGctagaagaagaagcgaccGCAAGCTGAGTCGCATCGCCTCTGCGGAAGAGCAGCCGCTCTGGTGTGCACCCTCTCAGCGATGTGCCACAGCCCTTGCGCGAGTGCGTCAGATCCGATGACTGCCAGCTGCGGCTCAGCGTTGTTGCCCTGCCTCCTGCCGCCTGATGTAGCGAAGAGATGTCCGTGAGTTCTTCTTGGACGACTCAGGTCAGTACAGACGCTGGGTTGGCGTGGCTTCTCGAAAAGGTGGCGAAGGAGATATGTGTCGATGATAAGAGCAACTGTGTCTTGAAGCAGAGAGCCGAATGGGGGAGATGTCAAAACTGGTCGGTGGGTTGAGGGATACGGCGATGCGTCACAAGATTAGCTGATTAGCACCAGCATGAGCGGGTAGGAGCGCGTacggaggagaggaaacCCGATGGAGTTGCTTGATTAGAGATGCTGAGAGACGTTGGTGGTACTCGCCATAAAGAAATTTTGCACGATAGGGAAAAGTGTAGAGAAATAGAAAACCAACATCCGCACTCATTATGAAGCGTATCACTGCGGCGTTCGTATTTTTTCTTCCCACTTGTACACTACACGAAGAGACCTTGCCACGCAGCAGATTGGATTGACTGAAGAGAACCACAGGTGAGTGCTCTACCGACGCAGGCACAGAGCATCCTGGCGTGTGGATACGCAGATATGAAATAAGAGACGAAAGGGCCTTTCGTGTAGCAGCGTGTACTCCCCCAACAGAATACACTGTCACGGGCGCCGCCTTCTTGTGTTCGTCACCTTTATCGCATTTGTCGGCGCATCTCGGTCAATGAGGTGGCGGGTGCCAGTGCCACATGGAGTACCACCTATTCATGTCATCTTCGAAGCGCTCCTGGATACATGGAAGGATGCGCCTTGTAAGCCTCCTGGCGTTTGCCAGGAGGGCATTTCCTCTACGAGAAGGCAGCAATACTTCTTGATGAATTCGCTAACGCATCACGACCGCGGCGGATTCAGTACTGCATTATGCTCTTCGCAGCGCAGGCTAGAGCGCTGACTGCACGCCGGAAAACAAGCGGATTACCCTCCTGATTCGCATGTGCACGAGCACTATAAAGCACCAACAACTGGGAATATGGTAGCTCAAGTCGCTAGTGTACCCGGCGTTTCAGCATGCGTAACTGGCGAGCCGCTCGCTGTAGCGACACCACAGAGCATGGGTCTAACAAGCTGGGAGGCGCCCACCTCTGTTCAACGTCCTTCTTCAGCCGGAAGCAGATCAGGGCAtcgacgcagagagagccGGCGTTTCTCTACCCCTACGGCACTGCACCTCAACCCTGGCCATTCAGGGAACGCGCCGTCCTGCCCTCGTTAACATGCTTTGCCATCAGCGCAGGAGTGACTCGGGTAGACCGCATGTCTTGACGCGACAGGACCGCGCCCACAGCTCAGCCTGACAGCAATCGTGGTGATGTTAGTCGCACGGGTAACGGGGAGTGGTCTAGGCGCCTGCTAGGGGACACCCCTGTCAGGAAGTTGGGCAGCTGCAAGCCATGACCTTCAGCGACCCGACAACCCCGGCGTGCATGCCACGTTTGTCGCTCCGTTGCATCAAGCGATGGCATCCCCTAATATCATGTCATTATTCTTGACAGTGCTATCTGCTAGACTCTCCCGAACTATTAGGGCAGGTGCCCTCGTGCCTCCATCATCGGCGACCGCACCAGTCCACTTGCTCCGTTGTAGAGGGTGTCGCCCACGTGAATGGTGGCGACTTCTTAGTATGGATATCTTTGCGCCTTTGTTGTCCACTCGGGCTCTGCAGACCTCTGAATACGTCCCGCGAATGCAGCACACCACGGCAACAGATCAGAAGCAACGTTGGGCGCACAGTGCTCACATTTTCAGATCCATAGATCTGTTGCAGTCAGACCTCAGTGCGAAGGAGGGGACGGGGGCGTTGTCTGCACCTTTTGCTTCCTTCATGGACATCCGCGTTCGTCTTCCCTGAATACCGTGTGCGTCAGTGCCGCTTCAGGCAGGGCGCTGCCATGAGCATTGGGTGGcaggggagggcgggggtTCCGTCTTCGTCTTAAGCAGCGCACCTTTGACAACAACAGGAGTCATGAGCGGAATTTCCTGAGGGGAAGCATGTACCAGCGCGCAAAAAAACTCATAGAATCTTGTTGAGAGCAGGTGGGTAGCTGTCGCATTCTAGCCAGCATTCGCCGTGCACTGGTACCCCCAAGTAGGCCTGACGGCAAGTCTTCTCACCACACTGCCATTTCGGAACTGTCCACCGACGTTCAGAACCCAAACCGGAACCCAAGGGAAGGATGCAGGCCCTTGACCTCCCCACCAAGAGTGCGTACAAGATCCTGCTACCACGGTGACAGGGTCTATCAAATGAGGAATTACGCGGGCCCGTTGCATCGAAAAGGTGGAGGTCGTACTACAGCAGTAAGCGGCACTTTGGATGGACTTCCTGCGTGTGGCACTGTCGCCGATGGTCAGCCTCCTAGTGCTGATCTCCGCCATACCTGCCGTCTACATTGTCATCGAAAAGATTTCCAGATACTCGTTGAGTCGAACTGAGAGGGCCAAAAAGGATGCCCATGCGAGTTTGTGTTGCCTTGGGGACGCAGTTTCGGATAGCGCTGGGTTTCGAAGTTCCACCCGCACTGGCTTCGGCTTCTTTGGCACCCTTGCACCGTATTCCTCCACCTTAACAACGTGGATCTCCGCCTCACAGCTGAGGAGCTTTAGCACGTGACGCTCCTCAACTCGCACGTAGTCCACAGACCCCTTATAATACTCAATAGACGCCTCAATGCCTTTGTGAGTGCGACACACTTGAATAGTTTTGTGAGGCCCACACGACGCTTTTGTGGGATCGACAGCTTGGATTCGAAAGAGCGTGTAGGCAGCCTTTGGTCGTTTATCCGCTGGAGGAAGAAAGACCTCCGTAGTGACTCGCTGCTCGTCGTAGTACCCCTTTGCCGAGAACTCCTCCTCATTTAGGACAGCGTCGCGCGTTGGTGCACTTCGTTCGTAGAAGACGGCGGGGCCGCCAAACTTCTTTTTACAGGTTACGCGAAGCGTGTGCCGCACGTCTACCTCCACAACACTGACTTTACTATGGAGAAATTGCAGAATAGTGTGAAGGCCCGGGAAGATTCTAGACACGAAGGAGGAGCATCTCGGTGCATCAAAGGCGTTCCTCATCTCTGTCTCAGTGAGCGGTGCAGACGTGAGGTCCTTCTCCGCCGAAAGAGGAATCCCACCCTGGACGCCTAAGTAAATGATCTGTGTGCCAAACTGCGACTTCCACCGAACACCCGGTTTTAAGTATTCTTCCCGGACGTCCTTCGATAGGAGCTGAAACACTATAGTGTCGAGTGTCGCTATCTCAGTCATTGGCAACGGGTACAGCTGGAACATTCGTGTGTTCTTCAGTCGTGCATCCTCGACACACCCGTCGTAGAGCACAAGAGAGGCTGCAGGGGGTCCCAGAAGATAAAAATTGGTGGATCCATGCCGATTCTGTGGGAGCGGGTTTCTGGGGCGCGACTGGTATATACAGGTTGACAGAAAACTCATCTGTGTAGCCGTACCGAGAATAGAAGAAACAAATCACTGCCGTGAGCTCTGCGCTGGGGACTCTCGGAACAGCCTCACTTGctcccgctctcttctcAAGTAACACAGAAAAGGGACTGTAGTAGTGCCTACGAGCAACCATGCCTAGAAAAGCCAGGAGGTGACGGAAGAGAAATAGAATGAACGGATCAAGTACAAGGCAGCGGGGGGACTGCCATGGAGTGAAGAAGGTCTTACAGTTGTGTCACGGGCACGCGGTCATGAGGTGGAAGTGTCAGTCAGAGGCGTCCCATTAGCTACAGAAGCGCAGCAACGTTTTTACTTCGCTTGTCGGTGCGTTTAAGAAATTGCAGCCAATGCCGACAGCGACGTCGACATTTGCGCATCACTTGGCCCCAGAAGGCAGGTGAAAATGACCCGTGGAAGAAGGGGTTGTCACTATGCTTGCGAAGCTCGTGGACAGGATACGTCACTCTCTTTAATACTTGTTCATGTTGTGGTGGTTTTTTGCGGTAcgcattttctttttttttccttgtttACGCGGGGTGTGCGGCACGCCAGAGGCCGGCAGGAGCACAAAACGGTACAGCTCCTCAGCTcttcgccgcggcggcgaggacCGCTGTACCATAGGAGACGTCTCCGCTGCAAAGAACACCTCGTACGGCTCGTGTGCCGGATGTAGAAAGGGGACATCTGAGTTGGGTGTAAAGCCAGCGTTCACGGCTGTTCGACAAAGAAAATCCTGCTAGGCAAAGGGGTTTGCAATGCTAGTCGTGTCCCCAGAGAGGATGATGCTTACGGGGCCGCCGCGCACGACACAGGCGCCAATCGTGCGGATGTGTGTGTCGCCATGCCACAACTCTGCATCAGCAAGTACCAAGTTCACATTATTGTCGAAGCCTTTTAGTACGCCGTGCACCTCCTGACCTTTCTGGGAAACCACGACTTTACGATCGAGGTACTTTTCCAAGGACAAAAtgccctccttttttttgaGAATGTGCGCGAGCTCTGCAGACATGAGCCGTGCAGGACGATGCATGTCTATTCTTACTGCaatgtgctgctgtgcatgtgcacTGGGGCGTGTTtgtttttgtgtgtgggaggaggggaggggagggggggcagtgaGGGGGCGTCagaacaagaaaaaaaggaaagtTTTCGTCGAAAAGGCAGGTCGAGTATCCAAGGGGGAACACCATGCGCCACAGCCAGCTACAGAAGTCCAAAAGGGCGTAATATTGTAAAGAAGGCACTGCGAATCGGGAAGCAGGTGCCCTACAGAGGCTGCAGAGTGTAAAAGAACAGCGCGACTGCCACCACTCACTTAATAGATTTTAAAAGAAAATTCGTTCCTGAGCGCGTTCCGCGCATTACACATTACGAGCCTTACATGTTAGACGAGCCGACAGCATTCCTGAcaagcacatacacacgcgtgTACCCCACCAAAAACCTCCAGCTTATATGTCTGTCTCCGGGCGAGGATCCCCTACTTCTGCCTCGACGCGAGCCCTGCGCCGGGGTTGTTTGGCTGTTTCAGTAGAGCCCTCTTCATTCTCAGCCACACCAGCGGCCATGCCTCGACGGTGTGCCTTGAAGCGGCGGAGGTTGAGCTCATGCATGTCTTGTTTGCCCACGTGTAGCTGGCCTCGAAGGTTATTGAGGCCGTCCGCGTGCACGTTGCCTGCGGTCGACCGCAGCGTAGCGAGCGTCTCCCGGGGTATGCGGCAAGCAACCTTGAACTCCTGCGGTGTAGCAAAGGAGATGCGGCGGATCTCAAAATCGAAGTTAGGTCCGACGTCGAAGAGCTGAATATTTTTAAGGGTCTTTGGGGCCCCTGCGGTGGCCGATGGCTTCTTGAGTGCGTAATGGCGCATGCAGAGGACCGCATTGCCCTTTTCACTAGGAGGCTTGTTTGTGTAGCAGTCCGTGGACggcgccacacacgcgtCCTCGCCGTTCTGCGagcgcagagaaaagaagaggacgCGATCACAGCCGTCCAGGTTAATCACGATTTCGTTGCCGCCACGAAAGTAGTCTATCAGAAGACTTTTCAGTCGCAGGAATGCAGGATCAGAGGCGAATTCGCTGCCTTCAAAGACGAAAAATGGCTTTCCACCCGCAGAGCCAGCATCGATGCCTACCGTCTGCGACATATCTAGCCGGTCCGCCGCAACAATGCCAAGCTCTACCATGTCAAGCACGTGAAAGTTGAACTGGCGCCCAATCGTGATGTTATTGGGTCGCTTCTTGTTGCTGGAACCAAAGCAGAACAGCGAGCAGTCGTTTTTGAAGCCGAGAAACTCAAGGTGCTGCCGCCCCTCAAACGGAAAGAAGGCGTTCTTCTTGGCTAACTTCTTGCAGTACGGCTTCGTGATGGCCATCAGGTCCACCATTGCATGCGACACTACATCGGTCAAGGATGCACCCTTCAAGAAAAGCACCCGCTTCGGGTTCTCGATCACTTTGGGCTCGTATTGCTTTAATGCGCGCCGCGTGGTTGAGCTTTTGGCTGTGCGTCGCTTAAAGTCGCCAACAGTTGACATGGCTCGCTTCTAAAAGCCGGGCTTGGTGAAGGAAAATGATGTGTGAATGAAGGCTAGTACGTGTTTTTCGTGGCGttgggaaggaaagaaggagtaGAGCTGCGCACGAGTCCACGAACAAAGTGCTAATCAGCCCAGTGGTGTACGCATGGGAAGCGCAAAAAAGCCGGAGGGGACGTAGTGAAAGATGTTGATCTAAAAAAAATCGAAGGCAGGAGTATCACCACATCTGACGTCATAGAGCGGCGTTGCGAGCAGGAGAGTAGCAGGGCTGTAGGAAGGGTCGCTGCACGCCGTCTGTCCACATGGAAACGGTTCAGCATAAAACAATGAGGCGGAACTAAAGGTGGAGACGTTCCCCTCACCGTTTTTGAAACACATCGAGCGCGTCACTCCCTCGCAAGAGTGGTGGGTCCGcggcagaaagagagagagagagggggggttgGACAATATGGGAGGGCGATTGGTTgcccatctgctgctgccgacacGTTTAAACTCAgcaagcaagagaagcagagagaagtAGACAACAGAGAGCACCGcatcgcacacacaaaagggtTCTGCTGTTAATTCCCATGTCATCCGTGGGCGAGCAGTAACCGGAGAGGGCAAGGGGGTGAGTGGTGATTTGAGTGGGATGTTCTCCGTCACACCTCCTCGCGTGGCTTATGGAATGAGGAAAAACAAGCACATCGGTGAAGCTACATGGAAGGGGTAGAACCGTCACGAAAACAATgcaagagaaacacagcagCTTCAGGAAAGCGGCGTCGGAGGGAAGGATGTGTAGAACAGAAGCCAAAGTAAGGAAGGCAAAGGGCCAACGCACAGAGTGAAGAAAGAACGCGTTTTGGTTTCTGTAAACGTCAtagaaagggggggggggcggaggaggaagagggattCCTCGTGCTCTTCTTTGGGCTC is a window from the Leishmania panamensis strain MHOM/PA/94/PSC-1 chromosome 26 sequence genome containing:
- a CDS encoding hypothetical protein (TriTrypDB/GeneDB-style sysID: LpmP.26.0010); the protein is MFQLYPLPMTEIATLDTIVFQLLSKDVREEYLKPGVRWKSQFGTQIIYLGVQGGIPLSAEKDLTSAPLTETEMRNAFDAPRCSSFVSRIFPGLHTILQFLHSKVSVVEVDVRHTLRVTCKKKFGGPAVFYERSAPTRDAVLNEEEFSAKGYYDEQRVTTEVFLPPADKRPKAAYTLFRIQAVDPTKASCGPHKTIQVCRTHKGIEASIEYYKGSVDYVRVEERHVLKLLSCEAEIHVVKVEEYGARVPKKPKPVRVELRNPALSETASPRQHKLAWASFLALSVRLNEYLEIFSMTM
- a CDS encoding Lsm7p protein, putative (TriTrypDB/GeneDB-style sysID: LpmP.26.0020) — translated: MHRPARLMSAELAHILKKKEGILSLEKYLDRKVVVSQKGQEVHGVLKGFDNNVNLVLADAELWHGDTHIRTIGACVVRGGPVSIILSGDTTSIANPFA
- a CDS encoding brix domain containing-like protein (TriTrypDB/GeneDB-style sysID: LpmP.26.0030) produces the protein MSTVGDFKRRTAKSSTTRRALKQYEPKVIENPKRVLFLKGASLTDVVSHAMVDLMAITKPYCKKLAKKNAFFPFEGRQHLEFLGFKNDCSLFCFGSSNKKRPNNITIGRQFNFHVLDMVELGIVAADRLDMSQTVGIDAGSAGGKPFFVFEGSEFASDPAFLRLKSLLIDYFRGGNEIVINLDGCDRVLFFSLRSQNGEDACVAPSTDCYTNKPPSEKGNAVLCMRHYALKKPSATAGAPKTLKNIQLFDVGPNFDFEIRRISFATPQEFKVACRIPRETLATLRSTAGNVHADGLNNLRGQLHVGKQDMHELNLRRFKAHRRGMAAGVAENEEGSTETAKQPRRRARVEAEVGDPRPETDI